The DNA region TCTTCACCAAAAGCCTCTAAATATTCATCTGTTGAGAGCAGCGCATCAACAAAGCCCTGGATCCCTTTAGTTGCCAGCACAATTGACCAAGATAATTTCTCTTGCTCGTTATAAACAGCTCGACCCAACACCCGCTGGATACAGATCTCTGCAAAACGATAGTTACTATTGGTATCGAAATTTAGGTGGCGAAATGAATCTGATAAAAGGAGACAACGAATAAAATCACGCATCGTAATTTGCCGATTACGTAGCTGCGATTCGAGTTCCCTTTGTCTAGTGATTTTGAGCAGTTGTTGCTCGTTGAAAATTTGACGATAAGCAACCCGAATCATGTTGTCCAGTTCTGCATTGGAGGGTGAGGTTTCGAGTGTGTATTGGATCGGCTGTTCTTCGCCGCACTGCTTATCAAAACTTTTGACCCTGTGATTTCGACTTGTGGGATTGTATGCCAGTGTAGGAATAGTCATGGGAAAAATGTGAATGTCTAAAAAGTTCAAGTAAAAGAAAGTGGCTGTAGAGACAAAGTTGCCTCTGCCTCTACGACCAAATGGATTGGCAAAACTTAAAAACTATAAAAAATGAAACGTGGCTTAAACGAGTCCTGCACGGACAATTTCCATCAGTACAAATCCTGCAAAGATTGCGCCGCCAACGCCACCAACCAGGAAGCCTGAGGTAAAGAAGCTCCAGCCTTTATAGTTCTGGAGATTTTCTGGCAAGACTCCTATTGGTGCTTCGCGCTCTTGGAACATCGCCATTCCGTAGAGGAATAGACCGAAGCTCAAAATCACAACGAGGGCGATCGCACTACCTTCTCCAGCGATAAAGGCCTGATCACTATCACGCAATGGGCCTAACTTGAGGAAAGGGCCGAGCAAAAAGTAACCGTGAGCCATGCCAATTTCGAGACCTCTGACAATCGGTGCAAGGCCATCACGATAGATTGGTAGATTTTTAATCCAAGTTTTAGTCAGGGGACTAGCCGTAATCGGTGTATCGAATGTGCCGAGCTGTGGGTCATTTTGAGGAGGCAATACAAGGCCTTCAAGCACAGTGGCATCACCGCTAAATTGCCGATCACCATAGAGTGCATCGGGATTAAAGCTCATTTTGCTAAAGCTGTAACCTGCGGCGATCGCCCGAGAACGAAGACCATGCCAGAAGTGACCCGCCATCAGCAAACAAGCAAAAATCAATTGGAACAGCATTAACCAAGTTCGGGGTGTAATGATGCCGTGGGCTGTGGTTGTACCGACGGGACCATAAAAAACTTCAGGGAAAACAGTGTCATTCACCCACACAAAATAAGCTGCGAAAAATCCCATGTAGGCGATCGCCGCTTGACTATAGGCGAGGTATGCTTCTCCAGACCAGACAAATAAACCTTTTGCCCATTTTGTTGGCTCGGTTTGAATATGCCAGAGACCACCGACAACACAGATCGCACCGATCCAGACATGTCCACCGACAACATCCTCAAGGTTATTAACCGCAGCCATTCCCTGGAGTGTCCAACCATCAGGTGTAATACCAACGACATATCCAAAGATGCGTAGCGGATTAAAGGTTGGATCTGTCACTAACCGTACATCGGCGATCGCCGGATCATAGAGACCTCCGAATAGACTCGCCTTGAGGGCAAGGAATAATGCCCCAATACCTAACAGGACAAGGTGAATACCGAGAATACTGGTCATTTTTTGGCCATCTTCCCATTTGTAACCAAAGCCTTTAATATCAAGCTTCTCAGGCCCTAAAACAGCATGGTAAATACCACCTGCACCGAGAAAAGCAGAACTGATGAGATGAACTGCACCGATCACAAAATAAGGATAGGTATTCACAATGGCACCATCAGCACCCACACCAATACCCAATGCTGCGATGTGGGGCAACAACACAAAGCCCTGATCGTACATCGGCAAACTGGCATCGTAGCGAGACAGCTCAAAGAGTGTCATTGCCCCAGCCCACAAGACAATCAAACCAGCATGGGCCACATGGGCACCGAGGAGTTTACCGGAGAGATTTGCAAAGCGAAAATTCCCCGCCCACCAAGAATAAGGATCTTGAGAGGTTGCAACGAATGCATTCGGATCCGCTTTATCTGCCGTAAACCCGAGCGGCTGAAGCGGATTTTTATCAATTGTTGTTGTCATAATTAAGCAGCCTTTCCACGAGTAGATTCGATCACACGACCTTCCTTAAAGCTGTAACCAGCTGCCCGGAGTGCATGGAAAATATGTCCCTGTAAGAAGAAGAAACCAAGCCAAAAATGAGCATTCGCCAACCAAACACGACTTGTATTGACGCCGTCAGGACTAAGGAATACCGGGAAGCGGTCAAAGTTAAGGGTTAATGTTGGGCCAAAAAATTCTGTGGGGAAAACAAGAGAATTAACTGAGACGAATAAGGTGGCAATGAATGCCATCAAACTGACTGCCCCAATGCTGTAAGAAAGATAAGCTTCACCGGACCATACAAATAGATTTTTTGTCCATGACAGTGGCTTTGATTTGATATGCCAGAAACCACCAGCAATCAAGGTCAAACCAAGAAGGATGTGACCACCAACAACATCTTCTAAGCTGTCAACGCCCGCTAACCAAAAGTTACCTTCTGTACCCAAGAAATATCCGAAGATTTTCGCTGGGCTTAGGGTTGGATCGGTGATGATGCGTACATTTTCAATGCTGGAGTCATACAAACCGCCAAAGAACATTGCTTTAGCCGCAAGCATAAAAGCACCAACGCCTAATAAAACAAGATGAATACCCAAAATAGTGGTCATCTTATCGGTATCGTCCCACTTATATCCGAAAAATCCAGAAGTTCTTTCTAGCTTTTCGGGTCCTTTAAGAGCATGAAAAATTCCGCCAGCACCGAGGAATGCAGAGCTAATGAGGTGAATTGCACCAATGACAAAGTAGGGATAGGTATCCGTCACCATACCGCCTTCGCCAACTCCAATACCCAATCTTGCGAGGTTCGGCAGGACAATCAAACCTTGCTCAAACATTGACTGGGATGTATCAAAATTACTGAGCTCGAACAATGTGATTGCGCCTGCCCAAAGCACGATAAGACCAGCATGGGCCACATGGGCACCAAGTAATTTACCGGAAAGATCGACTAGCCGTGCATTTCCGGCTCGCCATGGAATTTGTGAGTTAATACTGTCTGCGGCGATCGCCATGACAGAGTCCTCCTTTCATATAGAAAATTTGTAAAAACTGGATGTGATGGAATGCTGCTAGAAATAGCCCAACATTCAACTCATTGGTTGAAAAACCTTGCACTTAATTCGAACTAGTGACGGTGCTAGGCTGCCGATCTGCTGCGAAATCAAAGAATGTGCCTTGAGGCTCACCTTGCTTTTCACATATGGCCCGATATGCATGCCATAAATGTCCGAGCAATGCCAGAAATCCAAAGGCTGCATGGACACTAGATAAAGCGGCTCGAGTTGAGGCGATCGCATCTACTTCGCCATAAAATATGCTTGGGTAAGCAACTTCATTCACGGAAACAAACACTGCAACACTGAATCCGGCGATCGCCAAAGCGCCCAAGCTATAAGACAAATAAGCCTCACCAGACCAAACTAATCTTTCCTTTGCCCAAGCGAATGGCTCAGTGACGATGTGAAAAATACCACCACCAATGCAGAGAACACTGACCCAGACATGGCCACCGATCACATCTTCGAGATTATTGACGCTCGCTAAACCAGCAATATTCCAGCCAGTACCATCAAGACCAAACAAATACCCAAAAATACGTGCAGGATCTAAATTCGGATTAATGAGACGAACATCATTAACGAGCGGATCATAGATACCGCCAAAATGCGTTGCCTTCAGAACAAGTAACAAAGCACCAATGCCTAGCATTACCAAGTGAATGCCAAGAATTGACGTCATCTTGCCGCCATCTTTCCAGTCATATCCGAAAGCCTGTTCACTGAGTTTCTCAGGACCCAGAACCGCATGGTATAACCCGCCTGCTCCCAATACCGCAGAGCTGACAAGATGCAAAATAGCGATGACATAGTAGGGATAAGTATCAATGATCACCCTTTCAGCACCAACCCCAAAACCTAACGTAGCGAGGTGAGGTAACAAAATTAGATTTTGCTCAAACATTGGCACTGTCGGGTCGAAGCGAGACAGTTCAAACAGTGTCATTGCCCCTGCCCACAGCACAATTAAACCTGCATGAGCAACGTGTGCCCCTAATAAACGACCAGAGAGATCTTTAAATTGGTCATTACCTGAGAACAAAGAAATCTGTGTCTCAGATGTTTCCCTAAAAGACCAGCCCAGCGATCGCATAAAGGGATTCCAGAAGAGTCCATTTACAGCCATATCAGCTCCTTATAGTCAAAGCCCAAAACATCACAAAACTCAAATGGCTTTGTGCATTCCACTGTGAGCAGAACATAGTCTCAGACTCTTTATTGACCTTTATTTTCAATAAAGTGATCTCACAATACATCAGAATCTTTCGCATTAAGAAAAACATTAACTTATATTGAGAGCTTTTTGGGAGCGGGGCTTACTTTGCTCTGTTGGAGGTTTTGTGCGAAAAGGAATGGGCGGGATTGTCTTGAAAATCTTATTTAGAAAGAGATTTAGAGTATAGAGGGAAAAAGATTGGCACCCGTGTATATCAGGAAATAGAATTGGTAACCAATAAATGTTTGCGTCTGAAATAGTTTGAATTCAGTATCTCTATCAAGAAATCGGATATTAATATAATAATATTTCTCACTTAAGAGCTTTTATTTGGCTTTGTAATGCGATAGATTAGCAAATGATTTCTAGATGCTCATCATGGTGCTCTTAATCTTGGTTAGGGGTACCATTCCTTTAGCGAGTTCTCGTATTCTTTTGCTATTGATTAGTTCAATGTTCTTCAGCACTAATGTCGTAGTGAGTGCTATTTTCGGTTAAACAATTTTTATTTCAAGCTGTCACCTGTTATCTGGCGATCGCCATAGTGCTTGATCTGGTTTTTGAAAAAATATCGAAAAAGCAAAAACCCCCATCGTTACGGATGAGGGTTCTTGCTTAGCAAAAGTATTCTATTGTCTTTTCAGAGCAATCAAATTAATTTGCATTTCAACTAAGCCTTTCGACTAGATTAAATCCTTGCGGATATTAACCGTTGATAGCGGGAGCTTGAAGAGCAACAGGAGCTTGCTCGCCAGCAGCCAAATCGAGAGGGAAGTTGTGAGCGTTACGCTCGTGCATTACTTCAAAACCGAGGTTTGCACGGTTAAGAATGTCAGCCCAAGTGTTGATTACACGACCTTGGCTGTCAAGAACAGACTGGTTGAAGTTGAAACCATTGAGGTTGAATGCCATGGTGGATACACCAAGAGCAGTGAACCAGATTCCAACTACAGGCCATGCACCAAGCAAGAAGTGCAAGGAGCGGCTGTTGTTGAAGGAAGCGTATTGGAAGATCAAACGACCGAAGTAGCCGTGAGCTGCAACGATGTTGTAAGTCTCTTCCTCTTGACCAAACTTGTAACCGTAGTTCAAGGACTCAGTCTCAGTTGTTTCACGAACGAGAGAAGAAGTAACGAGAGAACCGTGCATAGCGGAGAACAAAGAACCACCAAAGACACCAGCCACACCGAGCATGTGGAAGGGGTGCATGAGGATGTTGTGCTCAGCTTGGAATACGATCATGAAGTTGAACGTACCAGAGATACCCAAAGGCATACCATCAGAGAAAGAACCCTGACCGATGGGGTAAATCATGAAGACTGCAGTTGCAGCTGCTACGGGAGCAGAGAAAGCAACACAGATCCAAGGACGCATACCGAGACGGTAGGAAAGTTCCCACTCACGACCCATGTAGCAGAAAACGCCAATGAGGAAGTGGAAGATTACCAACTGGTAAGGGCCACCGTTGTACAACCACTCATCAAGAGAAGCAGCTTCCCAGATGGGGTAGAAGTGGAGACCAATTGCGTTAGAAGAAGGAACAACAGCACCAGAGACGATGTTGTTACCGTAAAGAAGAGAACCTGCTACGGGCTCACGAATACCGTCGATGTCAACGGGAGGAGCTGCGATGAACGCAATGATGAAGCAAGTTGTTGCAGTGAGAAGAGTAGGGATCATGAGAACGCCGAACCAACCGACATAAATGCGGTTCTCGGTGCTAGTGATCCACTGACAGAACTTCTCCCACAAAGAAGCATTGCTGCTTTGCTGGATAGTAGTAGTCATATGTTTATGATTGCTATGAAATTTTCAAGGTACGTTCCGAATAAATTCAGAACTGTTTTTTATGTATGTGGTTATGTTAACGAAAATATTTAGTTTTGTAAAGCTGTTCTCATAAGGCTTTAGATTTGCTTTGGATTTGAGATGGTTCTCTTGATTTACCAAGGGTTTCCGATGATTACGAAAGAGCTCCAATAGTAGGGGTGAGTCAGTTGGCGATCGCCGAATTCCTTTAGTTCGTCAGTGAGTGGGAAAGATTGATTTGAAGTGACTAACTCCCCGGCTTTAAGCTGCACATCACCCCGCAGCATTGCCAGTTGGGTCTGCCGTAATGCCTCTGACTTAATCGGTGCTTCCTGTAACTGCTGATAGAAATCTGCGATCAATCCCAACGTGCCCTCGTCGGAGATGTACCATAGGCTTCCCAGCGACGATTTCACTCCTGCCATCACCGCTAAGCCTGCGAAACCTAACTCTGCTTCATAATCACCAATGGCTGTTTTACAGGCGCTAAGTACCATCATTTCTACAGGTGGCTTATGGAGCCCTAATTCTCGCAATTCGTTAAGTCCTAATTTTTGGTCTCCAAATTGAATGTATGAATTATTGGGTAAACCTTGCTTAAATTCACCATGAGTTGCGAGATGGAGAAGGCGATACGGGATTTCATTACGAATGGTTTTGAGATTGTCAATGGAAAAGCCGTCATTGAGATATGATTGCCCTTCCCAAAGCACGTCACTCACGATATTGAGTTCGAGCGGGACAGCTGGTAGAGGGCTCGCATCGGCAAATTCACTAGCTCCCATAGCAAGAATGTCTAGATTGCGGACATCTGTATATTCCAGATTAGTAAGCATCAAAGATGGCATTAGAGACAAACTATAGTCTTCAACCAAAAAGTTTGTGCCATCATTCAATACAGCCCAAGGAAGTGATCGCAGTCCATGATCGACGGACAACGCAATATGCTCGATATTTAAACGTTCTAAATCAGCTTGCAGAGGCTCGATGAGTAATTGATAAAGTTTTTGAGAGGGTTTCCAAATCTGAGATGCTGGCAAACGTTGGTTGGAAACGGCTCGATGTAATTTTGCTACTAGACGATAAACTTCTTCTCTTGTGGCATCGACACGAAAGACCAATGGTTCTCCTTCAGTAGGCGTCAAGATTAGTTGGAGTTGATCCTTGTTTTTGAGTTCGCCTTTCGTGGGGATGAAAATAGCGTGGATAATTGCTGGCGTTATACCTGTTGAATCTTGGACTTTTCTGAATTGAGCTTGGGCTTCTGCAATGGATAATCCCTCATCGTCATCATCGTCATCATCTGCTGTCTTGGCCGCAGTGGATAATTCTTCCTCATCTATTGCGTTGGATGAGGTCCCTGATTGTTGTAAATCAATGCCGCTATAACCAGAAGGATTGCTCGCGTTTGGTGAAGTTTCGTCATTCAGTGAAGTTTTGCCAGAGCTGCTTTCTGTGATTTCCTCATTGGCAGTTGAGGCTATGGTGCTATTGCTTTCTGAGTGATACTCTTCTGCCGGTGTGTTGGTTGCAGCATTAGCCTGAGTGGTGCCATCAGTAATTGTATTCGGGTCATTAGTAAATCCATTAGACTGAGTCGAGGCAGAGGATGAAGAATCTGTTGTTGCAATACTGTTGGTGATCGCCCCTCCATTACTAATCGTATTACTGGAGGTCGGTGTAGAAGAATTATTGGCGATCGCCCCAGAACCATTATTGGTATTATTCGTCGCAATATTTGATGTTTGCGCTGTGGCAGTTTTACCCGAGGCAAAATAATTATTAAAAGCACTAGTGAAAAAATTATCGGCTCGTTCCGCAATCACTGATGAATTCTCTTGAATCTTGACTTTTGACAGAGGAACGAAGACTATTGCATCTTGAAAAGTCGGATCAACTCCTTCTTGAATTTTAGAAATAGAATCATCTAAATCCAGGGTGATATTCGAGAAATCAAAACTTAGGACAGGGTTTGTGACTAAGGGTGTTGAGATTAAAGGTGGTGTAGTTGGTTGAGGAGTGGCAGAGGAAGTTGTGCTCAAGATCAAATCCCCTCTTGTTATCGAGGATAGAAATGATTCCGAAAGCAAAAAACTAAAAGCACCGCTGCTAATTATTCCTGCTGTGCCATTGGTACTTGAATTCCCAATTTCAAAGGGAATCACTCCTTGGCCACCATGCCTGATAGTGACTGAACCATTACCTAAACTACCGATGGTTGCAATACTTGCAGGCTGTCCATTCTGATCTATAAATGTCCCAGTTGCGCGAAAATATTGTCCTGCCGTGATGTCCACTGTGCCCCCAATTCCACCACTTCCCCCTTGGGCATCGATATAAGCAACTTCTACATCTCCTATTGGATCAATAAAAACATTTCCCCCATTACCAGTAGTGCCATTCGTATTAATGGTTCCTGTTGTGACGGCTTCTTGCGCAATGAGCGATACGTTGCCTCCTTTGCCACTGGAGGTATTCAGAGTTCCAGCGATTACTTCCCCAAGACTACTTGTGAGATTGATGTTTCCACCTGCCGTCGTAATACTATTAACTGCTAGGTTATTGGTCGCACTAATATCGACATTCCCTCCGGCAGTAATAACGGAATCCACAGAACTCGTATCACTAAAGTTGAGATTAATATTTCCGAATGTACTTTGAAGGTTGCCATCACCCGAAAGCGTTTCTCCCGAAAGATTCATTACGCTATTACCAGTATCGAGTGTCACCCCGGAAGCAATAGTTAAGTCTCCACTACCGGCATCGCGAGAGGTTAGTAGAGCATTCGGATCATTTGCGGTTAATGTGAGACTGCCATTGTCCGTAAAAATATTGGCGTTAATGATGATACTGCGGCCAGCTTGAAAGGTAAGAGCCCCACCGTCACCAACGGGATTATTGCTGATGATTGATTCATTAATGGAGATGTCGTTGTTTGCCTGGAGGGAAAAGGCGGTGCCAGTGTTTGTGACATTGGTAATTAGATCGGCATCAAAGGTGAAACTACCGTCTGGATTATCGTTAAAAAGAGTCGGAGTTGTATCTAAGCTATATAGGTAGGCTGCTCCGGAATCTACAGCTCCAACATCGTCCAAGATGGCGCCAATAAGGATATTGGTGCCATCTATCGCGACAGCTCGACCAAACAAATCTGCGTTTGCCGGGTTGGGATTATTAAAGGTTTGTAGTAAATTTCCACTAGCCCTATCAAACAGATAGGCAGAGCCTGTATCCGTAGCTCCGATATCGTCACGTTGGGAGCCAATAAGAATGTTGTCCCCATCAATATCTAGGGTGATACCAAAATTATCTTCAAAGGCGGGATTTGGATTGTTGTATGTCTGCAACAAATTACCATTCGTATCAAATAAGTAAGCGATTCCAGCATCTATTGCATCTGTATCATCACGCCAAGCCGCAATGAGAAGATTATCTCCCTCTATAGCCAATGCGCGACCAAAATTGTCACTGGCATTGGGTGCTGGGTTTGGGTTGTTGTATGTGCGCAATAAACTGCCACTAGTATCAAAGAGGTAAGCCTGTCCTATATCGAATCCGAGAGTATCATCGGTTTCGGATGCCAAAAGAACATTTGTTCCACTTATTGATAACTGGCGACCAAAGTTATCAAATGCAGCTGGACTAGGGTTTGTATAGGTGCGTAATAGAGTTCCATCGATGTCAAAGAGTGCTACTTCGCCATCGTTGGTTCCTACATAAGAAAAAATTAAGACATTATCTCCATCTTTGGCTAAGCTAAATCCAAATTCATAGCCTCCAGGTATAGGATTATTGAAAGTTCTCTGTAGAACGCCGTTCGTATCAAACAAATAGACTGACCCGGCATCTACTGCTCCTGTGTCATCAGCTCGGGCTGAGATCAGAATATCGTTGTCTTCAATTGCTAGAGACTGACCAAAAAGATCACCATTAGCAGGTGTGGGATTGTTAAAAGTTTGAAGTAAAGTGCCATCAGTATTGAACAAATAGGCAGCCCCTGCATCTGGAGCTCCTGTGTCATCGAGATAAACACCGAGGAGAATATTATCGCCATCTAATGCGATGCCGAGACCTGCTTGATCATTGAAGGCAGGGTTAGGACTCGTAAATGTTTGCGCTAAACTCCACCCTTCCTGTGCAATTCCGCCATCGGTAATATCAATATTTTTCGGGTCGAGGAGTAAATTTCCGGCTTCTCCATTGGGTGCGGATGCATCGACTTCTCCAGCAAATGTTCCTCCTCCTAAGCCAGAAACTTCGACCAAACCACCATCACCGCTGATTGCTCCGCCCTTTGCTTCAATTGCTCCACCGAAGTTTGTGATGCCATCAGACCAGAGAACAACTTTACCTCCATCGCCATCAGTGAGTGCATTAGCTGTAATTTCAGAATTTAAGCCCACCGTGGTAGTAGATGACCGCTGTAAATCTCCTGAGCCTTGGTAATCTCCACCGATTAGAATTTCTCCGCCATCTGTTGCACCATCAGCGGTAATCTTTGCGCCAAAAATGCCGAGGCGATCGCCAGTGATTGTGACTTCCCCACCAGCTCCGTTTTCACCAGAAACATTAATTGTGCCCGATATGAGTTGATTGCCACTTTCGCCTACATTGAGGGATATTGAGCCACCACTGAAATTCCCTTTTGCAGAGAAACGACTATCAGCTGTAAATATAATGCTCTGCTCTGACTCAATAGATACAATACCGCCATCTCCTTCGGTACCATCCGCTAATATTTCACCCCCTGCACTATTCGAGAAATATTGCGTCTGAATATCAACTGTGCCGCCATTAGTACCATTGACATTGATGACATTTCGATTGAGAAGTGTTCTGCCATCAATGTTTATTGTCTGACCTTGGAGAGTGCCGTCGTTAGTGATTAATCCCGGTGCATTGAGTAGCGCCAATTCTCCATCAGCACCATTGACGAGATAGTCTTGTTGCTGAGTGCTGGAAGTCAACAACTCCGGCAAATCTGCTGCTGTGATGGGTAATAGCAGACCTGCACTATCGCGAGGGGGTTCAACTTCCAAAGTCAGAATATTGTGGGGTTGCGTAATTCGAACAGTATTTTGACCTTCAACACCGACAATGTTCACGAACCCCGATGCACTGGTGATTCGTCCTTGATTATTTACAGAACCTGCCACTAAACTCAGGTTTGACTCTCTCGTCACTGATAGATTGCCAGTATTAATAATTGGCGCTGATTGCTCTAAATCGAAGGCAAGTTGTGTAGGAGAACCATTGAGAAACTCATACTCAACATTTCCAAAGGCATTGAGCCACTGATCTTCTCCAAACCCAATTCCCGTTGCTGTCGTTGCAGTAAAATCGCCGCCAACATTAAGACTAGCGTTGCCTCCAAAAATGATTCCGGCGGGATTAAGTAAATAAAGGTTGGCGTTGCTCCCTGAAACTTGTAGCAAGCCATCAATAAATGAGGTTTCACCACCACTAATTCGTCCCAGAATATTGGCTATATCTGGCTGTGACAAGAAATTTGCAGTCTGCCCGGACTCTAATCCAAATCGCTCAAAATCATGAAATAAATTCTGACCATCCCCCGATAAAGTGCCACCGCCAATATCCCATTGATCACCAGATGAAATGACTGTCGTGCCAGTGCCTCCGTCTATGGCTGTGATCGGCTGTGATGCAGCAGGCAAACTAATGCCTAGACTAGTTAGCAAAATCAGGCATCGTAACTTTCTCGAATACTCCACAGTTTGGAATCTCCATAAGAGAAAAGGGATAACGTATGTTTCTGTTCCGCAATGACTAATAGTCCCGAGAAATCGATGCATTCTTCGGAAAGATTTGGCGAGGAAAATAAGTTTTCGATATTTTGCTGGAACTGATTTGTTGTAGACCACCCTAGGTCTTCTCTCAATAAGAGGAGTCTTCAGTTCTTATTGGGAATGGCTATGTATGATAATTCTACAATAATAAAGAAATTCTAAAGAAACTCTTTTTTCTCTATTATTTAGAGTCTATTTGTGTGCGGCTTTCGGGTGTGGAGATTACCAAGGATTTCCGATAATCACAAATGAGCTCCAGTAGTAGGGATGAGAAAGTTGGCGATCGCCCAAATCCTCAAGTTCTTCAGTTAGAGGAAAAGCTTGCTTTGAAGTGAGTAATTCGCCATCCTTTAGCTCAATTTCTCCGCGAATCATCGCTAGTTGGGTTTGGCGGAGAGCTTCGGATTTGATGGGTTGTTCCCGTAGTTGCTGATAGAAATCGGCAATCAAACCAAGGGTTCCTTCGTCAGAAACGTACCAGAGGCTGCCCATTGCAGCTTTTACTCCAGCCATCACCGCCAATCCTGCAAATCCAAGCTCTGCTTCGTAGTCGCCAATTGCTGTACGGCAAGCACTGAGCACCATAAGTTCGACTGGTGGTTTATGCAATCCTAATTCTCGCAACTCGTTTAAACCCAATTTTTGCTCCCCAAAACGGATAAAAGAGTCGCTGGGCAAGCCTTGTTTAAATTCGCCGTGAGTTGCTAAATGAACGAGACGATAGGGCACTTCACTGCGAATCA from [Leptolyngbya] sp. PCC 7376 includes:
- a CDS encoding CHAT domain-containing protein, with amino-acid sequence MLTSLGISLPAASQPITAIDGGTGTTVISSGDQWDIGGGTLSGDGQNLFHDFERFGLESGQTANFLSQPDIANILGRISGGETSFIDGLLQVSGSNANLYLLNPAGIIFGGNASLNVGGDFTATTATGIGFGEDQWLNAFGNVEYEFLNGSPTQLAFDLEQSAPIINTGNLSVTRESNLSLVAGSVNNQGRITSASGFVNIVGVEGQNTVRITQPHNILTLEVEPPRDSAGLLLPITAADLPELLTSSTQQQDYLVNGADGELALLNAPGLITNDGTLQGQTINIDGRTLLNRNVINVNGTNGGTVDIQTQYFSNSAGGEILADGTEGDGGIVSIESEQSIIFTADSRFSAKGNFSGGSISLNVGESGNQLISGTINVSGENGAGGEVTITGDRLGIFGAKITADGATDGGEILIGGDYQGSGDLQRSSTTTVGLNSEITANALTDGDGGKVVLWSDGITNFGGAIEAKGGAISGDGGLVEVSGLGGGTFAGEVDASAPNGEAGNLLLDPKNIDITDGGIAQEGWSLAQTFTSPNPAFNDQAGLGIALDGDNILLGVYLDDTGAPDAGAAYLFNTDGTLLQTFNNPTPANGDLFGQSLAIEDNDILISARADDTGAVDAGSVYLFDTNGVLQRTFNNPIPGGYEFGFSLAKDGDNVLIFSYVGTNDGEVALFDIDGTLLRTYTNPSPAAFDNFGRQLSISGTNVLLASETDDTLGFDIGQAYLFDTSGSLLRTYNNPNPAPNASDNFGRALAIEGDNLLIAAWRDDTDAIDAGIAYLFDTNGNLLQTYNNPNPAFEDNFGITLDIDGDNILIGSQRDDIGATDTGSAYLFDRASGNLLQTFNNPNPANADLFGRAVAIDGTNILIGAILDDVGAVDSGAAYLYSLDTTPTLFNDNPDGSFTFDADLITNVTNTGTAFSLQANNDISINESIISNNPVGDGGALTFQAGRSIIINANIFTDNGSLTLTANDPNALLTSRDAGSGDLTIASGVTLDTGNSVMNLSGETLSGDGNLQSTFGNINLNFSDTSSVDSVITAGGNVDISATNNLAVNSITTAGGNINLTSSLGEVIAGTLNTSSGKGGNVSLIAQEAVTTGTINTNGTTGNGGNVFIDPIGDVEVAYIDAQGGSGGIGGTVDITAGQYFRATGTFIDQNGQPASIATIGSLGNGSVTIRHGGQGVIPFEIGNSSTNGTAGIISSGAFSFLLSESFLSSITRGDLILSTTSSATPQPTTPPLISTPLVTNPVLSFDFSNITLDLDDSISKIQEGVDPTFQDAIVFVPLSKVKIQENSSVIAERADNFFTSAFNNYFASGKTATAQTSNIATNNTNNGSGAIANNSSTPTSSNTISNGGAITNSIATTDSSSSASTQSNGFTNDPNTITDGTTQANAATNTPAEEYHSESNSTIASTANEEITESSSGKTSLNDETSPNASNPSGYSGIDLQQSGTSSNAIDEEELSTAAKTADDDDDDDEGLSIAEAQAQFRKVQDSTGITPAIIHAIFIPTKGELKNKDQLQLILTPTEGEPLVFRVDATREEVYRLVAKLHRAVSNQRLPASQIWKPSQKLYQLLIEPLQADLERLNIEHIALSVDHGLRSLPWAVLNDGTNFLVEDYSLSLMPSLMLTNLEYTDVRNLDILAMGASEFADASPLPAVPLELNIVSDVLWEGQSYLNDGFSIDNLKTIRNEIPYRLLHLATHGEFKQGLPNNSYIQFGDQKLGLNELRELGLHKPPVEMMVLSACKTAIGDYEAELGFAGLAVMAGVKSSLGSLWYISDEGTLGLIADFYQQLQEAPIKSEALRQTQLAMLRGDVQLKAGELVTSNQSFPLTDELKEFGDRQLTHPYYWSSFVIIGNPW